The DNA segment CTACATAACATATATAGTGCGAATCAGAATATGCTATGCAAATAGGTTTACATAAGAAATCTTCAAAATTGATGCAACGTATCATTCACCTGACGGGCTAGTTACCTTGTATTTGGCAGTCTTCCTTATTAAGATACGAAGGTTCTGTTCTAAGACAGCATCATTCGCCACTAGCCTGTCATTTGCTTCCTTACTTTCAGTATATGGTACTCCAATATTAAGAATTCTAGTAACTGCATTGATGGCGTCGAGGACTTGCTTTACGGCGTTACTTAACTCGTTGCCGATTGATAACGCAATAGGTTCTATCAGTTCTTCCCCTTTGACGGCAAGTAGCTGGCAGGTTAATAACCTGTTGACATCTTCTAGCCGGGCCTGTTTTTTCCCACTTATTCCGGCTGTAACGCTAACTTCGCCTCCAAAGTTAGCACCAGTAACGTCAGTTGCCCACTCAATAATCTCGTTTAAAAGCCTTTCCTTTCGTTCCCTTTTTTTGTAGCCTCTGAGTTTGCACTAGAGATGCTACACCAAGTCCAAGTGCCACGAGGACGGCAGCTAAAGTTATCCAATCTCCAACTTCCATACCGCCCATTATAACACAATTCGCCCGGGGATAATTATGTCAACTATGGTCAGGCCGGATGTAAATCCATCCCCCTGGCCCCCTTCCTTTATTAAAGGAAGGGGGCACTATTGTTTTCGAAGGGACGAAGCCCTTCCTCAGTGCGTGTCATTGCGAGGAGCACGTTCTCTTCGCTCAGTGTAAACTCCGCGACAAAGCAATCCGTGGGCGAGGCGTAAACATACCCCACCGGATTGCTTCGCCCTCGGGACTTCGGCGTGAGCTCAGTCGAACGCTGAACTCGGGCTGAAGCCTCCCGATGAATCGGGATGGTCTCGCAATGACAAGTGTGAAAAGGGTGTTTAAGAGGGGCTGACGCCCCTCCTTCCCAAAACAAAACTCCCCCTCCCTTATCAAAGGGAGGGGGACACAGGGGGGTGGGTTCTCTCTATCTCTACCTGACCTTAAACTACTTCGCTTTTACCTTTGCCTTTGTTTTCACCTCGGCCAGGGCGCTCTCCGGTATCGAGACCAGGAAACCGTTCTTGTCACGGCGCACCTGGTAAATGAGCAGGTCCGTATCCGGCGGTATGCCTTTGGCCACTCCGGTTACGGTCTCCGCTTTGGCGTGGCCGTAGTCAATTATCTCCCCGGTCTCACGTGAATATTTCTTCAGCGCCGCCGCCCGGCTGACGATTCTCACCTTCTGTCCTTTTTGGAATTTCGGCTGCATATACTTCCCCCTACTTTTCAGGCTAGTCCAATAATACCATAAAGTCGGCAACTAGAGAAGACAACGGCTCTGTTTGCGACTGGCTGATTTTGTTGTCTTTGCGAAAGCAGCGACGGAGCAATCAATAGGATTTACAGCGGCAACACAGGGGTGAATAAGGAGCTCACCATTCCCGCAGGTACTTTACCACCCAAAAGAAATCTCAGGGGCTTAAATTTCGATTTCAGAGCGTCATTCTTGAGGGCCTGGCCGGGGAATATTTCCCAGGCAGATCTAAGCGTAACTATGTCTTGGTGATCAGCTTGCCTACTTCATCCGGGTCGTTGCAAACAGCTAGCATGCTGTCAAAATTTATTACACCCTTTTTATATAACTTGACCAGCGCATGATCGAGGGTAACCATTCCCATCTGGGCCTGGGTGACCATAGTATTGGGCAGCTGGTAAATCTTACCCTCTCTGATAATGTTTCTCACTGCCGGGCAAGCCACCATGACCTCAACGGCCGCCACCCGCCCGGGGCCTTCCGCTTTAGGGACCAGCGCCTGGCACAGGATGGCAATCAGAAAGGAAGCCAGGCGCGCCTGAACCAGAGAGCGTTCATGGGAGGGAAAGAGGTCAATAATTCTCTCTACTGCCTGTGCCGCACTGGTGGCATGCCCCGTGGTCAGTACCAGATGCCCGGTTTCGGCAACGGTGAGAACCGCCGCCGCCGTTTCATAGTCCCGCATCTCACCCACCAGGATTACGTCCGGGTCCTGCCTGAGCACGTGTTTTAACGCCTGGGTGAAGGAATGGGTATCATTACCCAGTTCACGCTGGGTAATAGTACAGTGGTTATTGGAGTAGATGTATTCAATCGGGTCTTCGATTGTAACCACACGGCGACGCTCCATACCGTTCAGGTAATTAATCATCGCACTGAGAGTTGTTGATTTGCCGCTACCCGTAGGGCCGCTAACAACCACCAGCCCCCGCGGTTTCAGCGCCAGTTCCTTGCATATTTCAGGCAGCCCCAACTCGCTAAGGCTGGGGATGACTGACGGCACCAGCCGGAGCGCCAGGCTGGTCATACCACGTTGCTTGCTGGCGTTACAGCGTATGCGCCCGATGTTACGCAACGTCCGGCTGAAGTCCAGCTCCAGGTTTTCCTCGAAATCAGCCCGTTCCTCGTCTGAAGTTACCTGCCGGAGAGCCTGGTTAATATCGTCGGCGCTTAACGGTTGCATGCCTTCCACCGGCTGCAGCGCTCCCTCAATACGCATCATCGGCGGACTTGAAGGAATGAGGTGCAGGTCAGACGCGCCATTTGCCAGTGCTATCTGCACTATAGGATAGATGTCCATCTATTTATTCCAACGTCCTGGCAACGAAGGTAAAATTTATTCCTCCGTCCGCGGCATCGGTCTTGCTGCTCAGGTTTATTCCCCGGAACGCATTACTCTCCTCTAATGCCTGCAAATAGAGCACAATACTGTCTTCATCCGGCGCTCTGCCATCCACTGTCATCGTATCATTGACCTGGCGGAGATTGGTTAGAGTTATGTCAACTGGTAAATACCTCAATATCACTTCGATAACGAAGATGCCTTCCCCTGATTTTTCCGGATTGACCAATAGCGTAAAATTCATACCCTTGCCCTGGACTTTACTTAAACTGGAAATGATAATCTCCCCGAACATATTACTGGATTCCATTTTGGAAATATACAACAGGACATCATCTTTGCTCTGAGCGATCCCGCTTATCGACAGGGCATTACCACTGTGTTTGATACTGCTCAGGGCTATCGTAGCTGGCAGACTCTTTACCGTTACTGATAGATCACCGTTAATCCTGAAGTTCTGTCTCTTAATACTGTCCAGCGCCGCTTCAAGCTTATCATAGGCAGTTTCAGTGGCCTTAATCTGGTTGTTAATTACGTCAATCTCACCTGATATCTCCTTTACCTGAGATAACCTCTGTTCGAGTGCCTGCCCCGCGGTATTCATTCTGACCTGCGTTGAATCAATAGCAGCAGTAGCGTTCCGGTTCATCATGATAAAAAGTAAGAGCAGGGCAACCGCCACAACATTACCGGGCAAGGCCATGACATTGGTCAGAGAGACAGGTTTAGTCTGATAATTAACCGGTAACGAATTTAAGGATACAATAGAAGCATCTTGAGATCGCCGGTGAAGCTGGTGCAGGGCCAGCCCCATGTTCACCAGATACATATTGGAATTAAATCCCCCCGGGCATTCGAACTGGGACTGTACCGGTAAAACAGTACGCCCGGCAGCCTCAGCGAAAACCTGAAACAGATTCAGGTCA comes from the Dehalococcoidales bacterium genome and includes:
- a CDS encoding PilT/PilU family type 4a pilus ATPase; this encodes MDIYPIVQIALANGASDLHLIPSSPPMMRIEGALQPVEGMQPLSADDINQALRQVTSDEERADFEENLELDFSRTLRNIGRIRCNASKQRGMTSLALRLVPSVIPSLSELGLPEICKELALKPRGLVVVSGPTGSGKSTTLSAMINYLNGMERRRVVTIEDPIEYIYSNNHCTITQRELGNDTHSFTQALKHVLRQDPDVILVGEMRDYETAAAVLTVAETGHLVLTTGHATSAAQAVERIIDLFPSHERSLVQARLASFLIAILCQALVPKAEGPGRVAAVEVMVACPAVRNIIREGKIYQLPNTMVTQAQMGMVTLDHALVKLYKKGVINFDSMLAVCNDPDEVGKLITKT
- a CDS encoding PilN domain-containing protein, which codes for MAKKIITLYIDDSSLRLMVTRGERIKEWAYFPLENGLIKNNVVTDEAELAARIRQLFKLHKIRKRKVIIGLSGLHCLSRPIILPQLPKEMLDEAVKREARRVLPMSLEQLYLSWQVIPSTGEQLQVFLVALPRLTVDVLVKTLNQAGLEPSFIGVKPLLLTRTIKETTAISIDVQFTEFDIVVTVNGVPRTIRTVVFPHEGLSLEKKTDIINRELQRALTFYSTNYADDPLAPDVPIFISGELADDLNLFQVFAEAAGRTVLPVQSQFECPGGFNSNMYLVNMGLALHQLHRRSQDASIVSLNSLPVNYQTKPVSLTNVMALPGNVVAVALLLLFIMMNRNATAAIDSTQVRMNTAGQALEQRLSQVKEISGEIDVINNQIKATETAYDKLEAALDSIKRQNFRINGDLSVTVKSLPATIALSSIKHSGNALSISGIAQSKDDVLLYISKMESSNMFGEIIISSLSKVQGKGMNFTLLVNPEKSGEGIFVIEVILRYLPVDITLTNLRQVNDTMTVDGRAPDEDSIVLYLQALEESNAFRGINLSSKTDAADGGINFTFVARTLE